Within Metabacillus sp. KUDC1714, the genomic segment CATCCTACCATGAGGGTATCGTTTCGGCAATCACTTTTTTACCTAACAATTAAGTTTTTTTATCTATTATTGTTCGTGTTTTAGAAAATGAAAACACTTTATTATAAAGATACCCTACTTTTATACCTAAATGATGAACATTTCAATGCAGCTTAGTTTACGAAAGGACTGTCATAACTATGAATGTAAAGACAAACTTTGATTCATCCTGGCAGGAAGGATTTTTTGAAAGGCTTGAAAGTGATGGACCATGGTCAAACTGGGAATTATTTAAACTCAGCTATGAAGTCCAGCAGCATACAGCTGTTCCTTCATTTGAAGGCTTACAAGCACCTAAGCACCTTCCACATTTCACCCCGCTGCCTCATCAATTAGAGGTTGCGCAAAGAGTGGTGGAAAAAATGAATGGAAAAGCCATTTTAGCCGATGAAGTTGGTTTAGGAAAAACGATTGAAGCAGGACTAATTTTAAAAGAATATATGATTCGTGGTCTTGTAAAAAAGGTATTAATCTTAGTTCCTGCATCACTTGTTTCCCAATGGGCTCGAGAGCTAACTGAAAAATTTTTCATTCCAGCTGTTGAGCAAAAGAAAAGCTATGTATGGGAATCATGTGATGTTGTTGTATCCTCGATTGATACAGCAAAACGCAGCCCACACCGTGAAATAGTCTATGAACAATCCTACGATCTTGTGATCATTGATGAAGCTCACAAGCTTAAAAATAATAAAACCAAAAACTATGAATTTGTACAAAATTTAAAGAAAAAATATTGTTTATTGTTAACTGCTACACCTGTTCAAAACAGAGTAGAAGAAATTTTCAACCTCGTGTCCCTACTAAAGCCAGGGCACCTTGGGAATGAGGCATACTTTACAGAGGTTTTTTCAGCAAAAGAACGTTCATTAGAGGATCATGAACATTTACGAGAGTTAATAAATAAGGTCATGATTCGAAATCGCCGTGGTGACACTGGAATCGATTGGCCAAAACGCCATGTTGAAACCGTGCCAATCGACTTTTCAGAAACAGAACAACATCTATATGACACGATTTCAGCATTAAAAACTTCCTCTCAATATGCGGCAAATACATTTTCAATCATGACACTTCAACGTGAAGCATGCAGCAGTCGCGAAGCTGTTTATATGACATTAAAGAAAATGCTAGATCGCCCAGAGGAAGAAGAAGCCGTTCTGCCTAATAACGTAATTAAAGACATTATGATGGCGATCGATGGTGTCACACAAAATACAAAAGCTCTAAAGGTTGTTGAGCTCATTAAAAACATTAACGACAAAGTAATCATTTTCACGGAATACAGAGCTACTCAATTTTATCTACAATGGTTTTTACAGCAAAACGGCATTACTTCTGTTCCCTTCCGTGGCGGCTTTAAACGTGGAAAAAAAGACTGGATGAAGGAACTCTTCAAAAATCGAGTGCAAGTTCTTATTGCAACAGAAGCTGGCGGTGAAGGGATCAATCTTCAATTCTGTCACAACATCATCAATTACGACTTACCTTGGAATCCAATGAGACTTGAGCAACGAATCGGCCGGATTCATCGTCTAGGACAAGAGCATGATGTCCATATTTACAATATGGCAACAAGAAACACAATGGAAGAACACATCCTAAAGCTTTTATATGAAAAAATACATTTGTTTGAAAAAGTCATTGGTGAACTAGATGAGATTTTAACAAGATTAGAAATTAAAAATTTCGAAGAGCACATCCAAGACATTATGTACAATTCGAAAAGTGACGGCGAAATGAAAATCAAGATGGAAAACTTAACCTCAATCCTTGATTATGCTCAGCATTCTCAAGAGCAAAGAAAGGCTGCTAGTGGAAATCAATAGTAATATTCAGCTTCGAAAAGTATAAGCCACTAAAGGA encodes:
- a CDS encoding DEAD/DEAH box helicase — translated: MNVKTNFDSSWQEGFFERLESDGPWSNWELFKLSYEVQQHTAVPSFEGLQAPKHLPHFTPLPHQLEVAQRVVEKMNGKAILADEVGLGKTIEAGLILKEYMIRGLVKKVLILVPASLVSQWARELTEKFFIPAVEQKKSYVWESCDVVVSSIDTAKRSPHREIVYEQSYDLVIIDEAHKLKNNKTKNYEFVQNLKKKYCLLLTATPVQNRVEEIFNLVSLLKPGHLGNEAYFTEVFSAKERSLEDHEHLRELINKVMIRNRRGDTGIDWPKRHVETVPIDFSETEQHLYDTISALKTSSQYAANTFSIMTLQREACSSREAVYMTLKKMLDRPEEEEAVLPNNVIKDIMMAIDGVTQNTKALKVVELIKNINDKVIIFTEYRATQFYLQWFLQQNGITSVPFRGGFKRGKKDWMKELFKNRVQVLIATEAGGEGINLQFCHNIINYDLPWNPMRLEQRIGRIHRLGQEHDVHIYNMATRNTMEEHILKLLYEKIHLFEKVIGELDEILTRLEIKNFEEHIQDIMYNSKSDGEMKIKMENLTSILDYAQHSQEQRKAASGNQ